One genomic window of Thermanaerothrix sp. includes the following:
- a CDS encoding OadG family transporter subunit, translated as MSIHDHFVGPMGGVLMSLIAFSIVFLVIVGLMLVMMATKMVAQAVDSRGKVSGGSGPSPAASAPASAPAPAAPARPLDASHCEDLELVAAITASLCAFMGRPVAVKSVRPMPAAPASHWRTMAKLDNLEGFEL; from the coding sequence ATGAGCATTCACGACCACTTCGTGGGCCCCATGGGAGGGGTCCTCATGTCCCTCATCGCCTTCAGCATAGTCTTCCTGGTCATCGTGGGGCTCATGCTGGTGATGATGGCCACCAAGATGGTGGCCCAGGCGGTTGACTCCCGGGGCAAGGTATCCGGCGGTTCGGGTCCTTCCCCCGCGGCTTCCGCCCCTGCGTCCGCCCCGGCTCCCGCCGCGCCCGCAAGGCCCTTGGATGCTTCCCATTGCGAGGACCTGGAGCTGGTGGCGGCCATAACCGCCTCCCTGTGCGCCTTCATGGGCCGTCCGGTGGCGGTTAAATCCGTAAGGCCCATGCCCGCCGCTCCGGCGAGCCACTGGAGGACCATGGCCAAGCTGGACAACCTGGAGGGCTTTGAGCTTTAA
- a CDS encoding sodium ion-translocating decarboxylase subunit beta, whose translation MELYLAALRGLIEQSGLVGLSGGNLVMIVVALVLLYLAIAKGFEPLLLTPIAFGCLLVNLPLSGIVDPGGFLYYVSFGTKHELYPIIIFMGIGALTDFGPLLANPITFLLGAAAQLGVFVAVVGAMFLGFNIREAAAIGIIGGADGPTSIYLCMKLAPRIVGAVAVAAYSYMSLVPLIQPPVIKLLTTKADRGIRMEQLRPVTKTERVLFPIISTIACGLILPPAVPLIGMLMFGNLLRECGCTERLNQAAQNEILNATTIFLGITVGATMEAESFLTAATIKIIALGLVAFIFSTAGGCIFGQVMKTLSGGKINPVIGAAGVSAVPMAARVCQRVVQQEYPGSYVLMHAMGPNVAGVIGTAVAAGAMLTLLTA comes from the coding sequence ATGGAACTCTACTTAGCGGCCCTTAGGGGCCTCATAGAACAGTCGGGGCTTGTGGGACTCTCCGGAGGAAACCTGGTGATGATAGTGGTGGCCCTGGTGCTTTTGTACCTGGCCATCGCAAAGGGGTTCGAGCCCCTTCTGCTCACCCCCATAGCCTTCGGGTGTCTTCTGGTGAACCTACCCCTGTCGGGGATAGTGGATCCCGGCGGGTTCCTGTACTACGTGTCCTTCGGGACCAAGCATGAGCTCTACCCCATAATAATATTCATGGGCATAGGGGCCCTCACGGACTTCGGACCTCTTTTGGCCAACCCCATAACGTTCCTCCTGGGCGCCGCCGCCCAGCTTGGGGTGTTCGTGGCGGTGGTGGGGGCCATGTTCCTGGGCTTCAACATAAGGGAGGCCGCCGCCATAGGGATAATAGGAGGGGCCGACGGGCCCACCTCCATCTACCTATGCATGAAGCTGGCCCCAAGGATAGTGGGCGCCGTGGCGGTGGCGGCGTACAGCTACATGTCCCTGGTGCCCTTGATCCAGCCGCCGGTGATAAAGCTCTTAACCACCAAGGCGGACCGGGGCATCAGGATGGAGCAGCTGCGGCCCGTGACCAAGACCGAGCGGGTGCTCTTCCCGATCATAAGCACCATCGCCTGTGGCCTGATACTTCCCCCGGCGGTTCCCCTCATAGGGATGCTCATGTTCGGGAACCTCTTGCGGGAGTGCGGCTGCACCGAGCGGCTCAACCAGGCGGCCCAGAACGAGATACTCAACGCCACCACCATATTCCTGGGGATAACCGTGGGGGCCACCATGGAGGCGGAGTCGTTCCTCACCGCCGCCACCATAAAGATCATAGCCCTGGGGCTTGTGGCCTTCATATTCAGCACCGCCGGGGGCTGCATCTTCGGTCAGGTGATGAAGACCCTTTCGGGAGGCAAGATCAACCCAGTCATAGGCGCCGCCGGCGTCTCTGCGGTCCCCATGGCCGCTAGGGTCTGCCAGAGGGTGGTTCAGCAGGAGTACCCCGGTTCCTACGTGCTCATGCACGCCATGGGTCCCAACGTGGCGGGGGTCATAGGAACCGCCGTGGCCGCCGGGGCCATGCTGACGCTGCTTACCGCGTAA
- a CDS encoding fumarate hydratase translates to MVRSIRSRDLSDLVRSLALKANFELPPDVKDSLKRALRDERCELAGEALSDIVANFEIAQADRLPICQDCGLAVVFVEWGQEAVLEGSSLQEAVDQGIREAYLEGYLRKSVVYDPIYERRNSMDNTPAVVHLNMVPGDRVEVTVAPKGMGSENMSRIAMLKPADGEGGVIDFIVDTVRQAGPNPCPPVVVGVAVGGTFEQAAIWAKK, encoded by the coding sequence GTGGTAAGGTCGATAAGGTCCAGGGACCTTTCGGATCTGGTGAGGTCCCTGGCGCTTAAGGCCAACTTTGAGCTTCCGCCGGACGTGAAAGACAGTCTTAAGAGGGCTTTGAGGGATGAGCGGTGCGAGCTTGCGGGGGAGGCCCTCTCCGACATAGTGGCCAACTTCGAGATAGCTCAGGCGGACCGGCTTCCCATATGCCAGGACTGCGGCCTTGCGGTGGTGTTCGTGGAATGGGGACAGGAGGCGGTTTTGGAGGGATCCTCCCTTCAGGAGGCGGTGGACCAGGGGATTAGGGAGGCGTACCTGGAGGGTTACCTTAGAAAATCCGTGGTGTACGACCCCATATACGAAAGGCGGAACAGCATGGACAACACGCCGGCGGTGGTGCATCTTAACATGGTGCCCGGCGACCGGGTTGAGGTTACGGTGGCGCCGAAGGGCATGGGCAGCGAGAACATGAGCCGGATCGCCATGTTGAAGCCCGCGGACGGCGAAGGGGGCGTCATCGACTTCATCGTTGACACCGTGCGTCAGGCAGGTCCCAACCCCTGTCCTCCGGTGGTGGTGGGCGTTGCGGTGGGGGGCACCTTTGAGCAGGCCGCCATTTGGGCCAAGAAG
- a CDS encoding biotin/lipoyl-binding protein translates to MGRMYRVVVNGKAYEVEVEEVGASSSVPAAAPAPVPSPAPAPAPAPAPAPAPVPAAPAGSGAVTAPMPGKILKVMVQQGASVSAGQAIIILEAMKMENEIFAPVAGTVSEVRCKEGDSVNTGDVLVVIA, encoded by the coding sequence ATGGGTCGCATGTATCGAGTGGTAGTTAACGGCAAGGCTTACGAGGTAGAGGTGGAGGAGGTAGGAGCTTCCAGTTCCGTCCCCGCGGCGGCCCCCGCCCCTGTGCCTTCTCCCGCTCCAGCTCCAGCCCCTGCGCCGGCTCCTGCTCCGGCTCCTGTCCCTGCGGCTCCGGCGGGAAGCGGCGCTGTGACCGCCCCGATGCCGGGCAAGATACTGAAGGTCATGGTCCAGCAGGGCGCTTCGGTGTCCGCCGGACAGGCCATAATAATCCTGGAGGCCATGAAGATGGAGAACGAGATCTTCGCCCCCGTGGCAGGCACCGTGTCTGAGGTGCGCTGCAAGGAGGGTGACTCGGTGAACACCGGGGACGTCCTGGTGGTCATAGCTTAG